The Thermomicrobiales bacterium region GTATGCGATACGCCCCTTCATTTCGGCGCCGACGCGGTGCAGGCACGCCTAAACCGCAATTATCTTGGACGGGGGTCGCCCTACGGCGATGATGGAGACAGCAATGTCCTCATCGATACAGATGGAGGCGGGTCGCCTCCCCAAGCCCTTCGCTACTGAATCGTCTGCCCACCATCCGCCACCAGCATCGTGCCGGTCACGAAGCTCGCTTCATCGCTGGCCAGGAACAGCGCGCAGGGCGCCATCTCGTCCGGCTCGGCGATGCGGCGCAACGGGATACCTTCGATTGCGCCCGCCAAAGCCGCTGGATCGTCCACGACATCAGCCGTCAGCCGCGTCCGCACGAAACCTGGCACCAGCGCGTTGACCCGAATCCCCTCCGGCCCGTACGACACCGCCAACGCCCGCACGAGCGAGAGCAACGCGCCCTTCGCCGCCGTGTATGCGTGCGTCGGCCGACCACCGCCAGCACCAATCAGCGCACTGCTCGACGAGGTCACGACGATCGAGCCACCGCGAACCCGCAGGTGCGGTAGCGCCGCCCGGCAGACCGCATAGACGCCCCGCGTGTTCACGTCAAAAGCCAGATCCCACATCTCCGGATCGATCGTCTCGACGGTCCCGCCAACGGTGATCGTCCCCACAGCAGCGTTAGCCATCACAACATCAATCCCGCCGAGCCGATCCGCCGCAGCCTCAACTGCATCGGCCACCGCCGCCACGTCCCCCACATCGCAGCCGATCGCAAACGCCATCGATCCTGGCTGGGATATGTCGCGAGCAAGCGCTTCCGCCGCTTCGGTGTTCACATCAAGAATGGCAATCGCCGCGCCCTCGGCAGCGAACCGCCGCACCACCGCCGCACCAATGCCGGTTGAGCCGCCGGTGATTACGACTCGTTTGCCGTGAAGACGCGTCATGCTCCGGTCCCCTTCATCCGCTGCCCGAACAGATCCCAGATCGTCGCAGCGTAGCGGATACCACGGTGGTAATAGTCGAGCACCATGAATTCGTTCGCCGCATGTCCACGCCACGCCGGTGGGCCAACACCCGTCCCAGCCGCCGGAATGCCCC contains the following coding sequences:
- a CDS encoding SDR family oxidoreductase, translating into MTRLHGKRVVITGGSTGIGAAVVRRFAAEGAAIAILDVNTEAAEALARDISQPGSMAFAIGCDVGDVAAVADAVEAAADRLGGIDVVMANAAVGTITVGGTVETIDPEMWDLAFDVNTRGVYAVCRAALPHLRVRGGSIVVTSSSSALIGAGGGRPTHAYTAAKGALLSLVRALAVSYGPEGIRVNALVPGFVRTRLTADVVDDPAALAGAIEGIPLRRIAEPDEMAPCALFLASDEASFVTGTMLVADGGQTIQ